The window ttacgtAAAAtatagcgcgcgttaagatTAAACGTCAGGTGGCCTCGGAGCCTATTACATCGCGCCAACTTGCGCACACACACCGCAGGATTCCGAGGACAATACACTTGCCTTTTCGTCTGGAACTAGTGTGACAACTCGTCCGGGCTGCAAGATCATAAAATTATATGTATTAGATGTATGTGCTACTCATCAAGTCCTACCGCATCTGGAACTCCTCTGTGATCAATGCTACCTTGCCAGAAACGACGGGCGAAGCCTTCAACGTAGCCCACACATCGATCTTCGTAGGGAAAGTCTACATTCCAAGTCAAAGAACCATAACCGAATACCCACATTCTCGCATTTGTGTCGACATACAATGGTAAGATGCCCGGATGTTGTCAaacctaacgcgcgctattgTTGGGGATCATGCGGAGGCAAGGAGAGAgaaagagttcaaatatagaGAGAGGCGAGACAGTAAACACGTATACGAGTTTTACTTTGTATTAGTAAACAAAGGTAGtctaattttttataatttattaattaatatacttacaacattaatatattaatattaatatttgttaattataatattaatattaatatttattaattataatattaatattaatatttattaattataatatctatattaattaatataattatatttttaatatgaTTACAATTGATGGGGTAGACCATCTGTGCTACTAATAATTTCACATAGTCAGGGGTAATAGTCAGGGGGTttacaaataataattatatgcCCACAAATGCTGCATGCAACTAGTCGTATTCCAAAAAACTGGGATGTGCAACATTTCAGCTATAGCTAAAGCTCAGCGAACAAAATGTAGTCAAAGCAGTTTGTGCAGCTTATATGAAATTagaaattatttttaaaaattatgaaaaattaagaataaaaaatataaaaaatttacaTAACAGGTTCACTGTCAGTGTACATACTTATGATAGTTTACTATTAGATGCAAATttggagacaacacacacacacacacacacacacacacacacacacacacacacacacacacacacacacacacacacacacacacacacacacaaatgggcCCGGGGCTTGTCTCtctagtacactgtactactgCTGCACTCCTGTATCTCTTGCTTTTGGTATCCCACAGCTGCATAAAGATTTCTTTGATATGGAAAGGTGTTTCTGTATCTTTTTCCATTTATCGGTAAGTTAGCTTTTTAGAAATATGGtagacgtacacacacacacacacacacacacacacacacacacacacacacatacacacacacacacacagacacacacacacacacacacacacacacacacacacacacacagacacacacacacacacacacacacacacacacacacacacacacacacacacacacacacacacacacatgactaGACTTAtgcaatgcatgcatacagtctGCATTTGgttatcaataattaataaataattaattaattaatcctaTCTTAGTCAGTCAATTATATCTTGTTAACGTCGAAGAAGAGCAATCAAACTCTACTTTCAGTAGATACTTTGCATTGTCATACTTGACACCACATCAAACTGCAATTAGACTCTAGATTGAGTTATTAGCACCAtatcacaaacacaactttctCTACCAAAAGTCACAATTTCAATTTcttcatacacacacatcgtagcagcagcagcagcgatGACATCAAGCTGCTCATCGGAGCCGAACGGAGTAGACAAATGGATGAGAATTCTAACAGGCAGCGTTGCCGCATTGTCAATGTTTGGCTGCACAGTAATCATCATCAGCTATGCTCTCTGGCCAAGACTCAGGTCAAAATCCCGTTCTCtcttggtttgtctgtcagttggaGATTATATGAACGCACTGGGAGTCTTTGTCAGTAGTGTGTGGCCTCCTGAGGGTAACGACGTGGGCTGCAAAGTGCAAGCCGTGATGACAACGTGTGGCTCTTTGCTGTCGTTTTTCTGGACAAGTTGTTTAgcaatttatatatttattgtcattgtgTTGAATAATCGAGAGTTGGCGAAGCGACTGCTCGTTGTGTTTCATGTGGTCAGTTGGGGTTTGCCTGCTGTTGTAACGTGTGTTGCTCTTGTGAAAGGGAAATTGGGATATACAGAAAGTAGTGATACTGTGGGATGGTGTTGGATAGAAGCAAGAGAGGTTGCTGATAGTGAGGCTGTTGTTTGGATGGTGGTGACAGGAAAGGGATGGGAGATCATATCGTATGTCGTTGTTGTGGTGCTGTATATTGCAACTAAATTGTACATTTGTCAAGAGGTGAGTGATTCATTGgtgttttgtttaattaaactacaggacagacagacaaacaaacatacagacaaataaacaaacatacatacatacatacatacagacagacagacagacaaacagacagacagctataggcaggcaggcagacagacaacttattctcatacagactttacttgtgcatatgctaggattttttaaaagcaaaccagtccttgcaaacaacaaagtcatagattaatcAATGGAAttgaccttgaatgtcaaaatcaaataatctatctaaattaccatgattaggtgacagttttgaaagttttctaaggataactttggcattgcatcttttgtagaaaatctttttctccaacaCGACATgcacatggaagcattaaaattggcttctggatttgctgactgttgtgacaaatgctgcaaaaattctctgcctttgtgcccaacctcccaaaatgttctatcacaagaggaacacatcttgatacatatcctcctggaacaagctcttctgaatatttttcattttcttttcttctcttgtcgtagtagcatgaccattttccttgctagttctcctaataatgtcctgactccatggatgagccaggcacacatcaagatccaaattctgtccagtatttggatcaaacattgtaatgtctggacggtgttcagtattgatgtattaatGTCTTaattggttctgtttgatggggaaggtgaaggtcagacaaaaaatatataaatataacgGATTACTACAAATACCtatatgacgtcacatataATAGCCGGGATCTTCTTCTATTAATGTCACGTGTTAGGATTCCCGTATATTGGAGAATGGCGGCGCAGTTTGGCGAAGAAAACAACCGCTTGGAGCCGCACCGGCTGTTCAGACGTGGTTCGTTTGACTTGTTGAAGCTCTTCGCGTCTTTTGAATTAGGAAGACTTTATTTGGGGTGTTGTTGCTGAATGGTATGGCTAAATTTTGAGATCATTGGTTGTTTTTTTGTGACAAGTGAAATTCGGCCTTTTTAGCGTGGGTGCGGTTATGTTCTATCTTTAttaatccaattggtgaaaggtagagccactcccaattagacagacagacagacagacagagactggGTTGTTGTCAAGTCTGACCTTAAGAATGCCTTCAATTCAATAGAGTGAGGGCATATGCTCAGCCAAGTTCGTGGCTCATTCCCAGATATATACAACCATGCAACTCAAATGTACAGTGGAGTGAGTCCTCTAGTATATTTGTATGGTAAAGAAACTGTCATCATCAATTCACATGAAGGTGTTCATCAAGGAGATCCCTTAGGTTCAGCACTCTTCTCTATGGCCTTCCATCCACATTTGTCTTCCCTCCAAAGCCAACACCAGAAAGTCATTGTCCTGGCCTATCTAGATGATGTCTTTCTTCTGGGCACAAGCAAGAAGGTTTTAACAGCTCCCTCTGATCTCTCCTCTTCACTTGCCAATATTGGATTGAAAGTTGCTGAAAACAAGTGTGAAATCTACTGCCCCTCTCAGTTGGTTTTTCAAGCAATTCCAGCCTCAAACACAAGTCCTGTTGCACAAGAAGGTATCATACTGGGAACACCAATTGGAGAAGGGTCTTTTGTTAATAAGAAGTCTTGCTACCAGTTTGCAGATTCCGGAGGTTTTCTTTGTGAGCAACTTCCTGGCCTTGAAGACCCTCAAGctgcaatgttgttgttgagacATTGTCACATTTCAAGGATGAATAACCTGGCCCGTATAGTTCCACCCC of the Corticium candelabrum chromosome 7, ooCorCand1.1, whole genome shotgun sequence genome contains:
- the LOC134181680 gene encoding G-protein coupled receptor 157-like isoform X2, coding for MTSSCSSEPNGVDKWMRILTGSVAALSMFGCTVIIISYALWPRLRSKSRSLLVCLSVGDYMNALGVFVSSVWPPEGNDVGCKVQAVMTTCGSLLSFFWTSCLAIYIFIVIVLNNRELAKRLLVVFHVVSWGLPAVVTCVALVKGKLGYTESSDTVGWCWIEAREVADSEAVVWMVVTGKGWEIISYVVVVVLYIATKLYICQEKKAPKVFITKSTFETAQTINRKLTFKHCLAKSPIFLALHGIGDSAQGFANFIIFCVFTPKVHNHWINTICITFCCKWKEPRDPSEHDHLLPVKSNILAFFSGFRSRPPQQQNNRKIMSSSSC
- the LOC134181680 gene encoding G-protein coupled receptor 157-like isoform X1, whose protein sequence is MTSSCSSEPNGVDKWMRILTGSVAALSMFGCTVIIISYALWPRLRSKSRSLLVCLSVGDYMNALGVFVSSVWPPEGNDVGCKVQAVMTTCGSLLSFFWTSCLAIYIFIVIVLNNRELAKRLLVVFHVVSWGLPAVVTCVALVKGKLGYTESSDTVGWCWIEAREVADSEAVVWMVVTGKGWEIISYVVVVVLYIATKLYICQEKKAPKVFITKSTFETAQTINRKLTFVPIVFVISRMWGTLRFFFIILQKHCLAKSPIFLALHGIGDSAQGFANFIIFCVFTPKVHNHWINTICITFCCKWKEPRDPSEHDHLLPVKSNILAFFSGFRSRPPQQQNNRKIMSSSSC